A genomic region of uncultured Paludibaculum sp. contains the following coding sequences:
- a CDS encoding redoxin domain-containing protein — protein sequence MRLRSNTQPLSRRTFIASLALFQPAPRFLLYDTEGAIHQESEWAQAKAVVLFFVTTDCPLSNGYVPEMNRIAREYAPRGVRVYAVLGDITVPAGEARRHVREFEYRFPVLFDQHQVLARYTGATVTPEAAVLSPHGQLLYLGRIDNSVERIGTTRFRPTKFELREALTATLAGRPVPHPRTTAFGCAISHPE from the coding sequence ATGCGGCTCCGATCCAACACGCAACCTTTGAGTCGACGGACCTTCATTGCCAGTCTGGCGCTGTTCCAGCCCGCGCCCCGCTTCCTTCTTTATGACACCGAAGGCGCCATCCATCAGGAGAGCGAATGGGCCCAAGCCAAGGCGGTTGTTCTCTTCTTCGTCACCACCGATTGCCCCCTGAGCAATGGCTATGTGCCGGAGATGAACCGCATCGCGCGGGAGTATGCGCCGCGGGGTGTACGTGTCTATGCCGTGCTGGGCGACATCACGGTTCCGGCTGGTGAGGCCCGCCGGCATGTCCGGGAATTCGAATACCGCTTCCCTGTGCTCTTTGACCAGCATCAGGTCCTTGCCCGCTACACCGGTGCGACCGTCACTCCGGAAGCAGCCGTCCTCTCACCGCACGGGCAACTGCTCTACCTCGGGCGCATCGACAACTCGGTGGAGCGTATCGGAACCACACGCTTTCGGCCAACGAAGTTCGAACTGCGGGAAGCCCTCACCGCCACGCTTGCCGGACGTCCGGTCCCCCATCCCAGAACCACTGCGTTTGGTTGTGCCATCAGCCATCCCGAATAG
- a CDS encoding AMP-binding protein: MNLTQLFDLSFLGRRDEVALEFSGAEYTFGEIDERSNRMAALLVARGLQTGDRLCVYLSNCLELIDIYLACVKLGVIFVPINILYREREILHILADSEPKAVVAAEEMPGTVPLWRVDELHTQASAVRPQVALDGDTPAALVYTSGTTGTSKGAILTHNNFAVNALNLNTCWGISASDRFLLALPLFHVHALGNGLHCWLTSGCRVRLLERFEHQKAANEFLEFRPTLFFGVPTVYVRLLQFPEEVARRVGGFMRLFVSGSAPLPIQVFEEFKAKFGHTILERYGMTETLMNISNPYFGERRPGTVGLPLPGVSARIVSGEIQLRGPNVCAGYWRREDATKAAFDDGWFRTGDMAECSADGYYTLLGRKSDLIISGGFNIYPREIEEFLQEQDEVSEAAVVGVPDNLRGEIPIAYIVQRSPFDAADLENRCRQKLASFKVPRAFIPVDKLPRTALGKIQKHLLPPWKP; the protein is encoded by the coding sequence ATGAACCTCACGCAGTTGTTTGATCTCTCGTTTCTAGGTCGACGTGACGAAGTGGCGCTCGAGTTCAGCGGCGCCGAGTACACGTTTGGTGAGATCGACGAACGCAGTAACAGGATGGCCGCGCTCCTCGTAGCCCGTGGACTGCAGACCGGCGACCGGTTGTGCGTCTATCTCTCCAACTGCCTGGAACTCATCGATATCTACCTCGCCTGCGTCAAACTCGGCGTGATCTTCGTACCCATCAACATCCTCTATAGGGAGCGCGAAATCCTCCACATTCTGGCCGATTCCGAGCCGAAGGCCGTAGTGGCGGCAGAGGAGATGCCCGGAACAGTGCCGCTTTGGCGTGTGGATGAACTGCATACGCAGGCCTCCGCCGTCCGGCCGCAAGTCGCGCTCGATGGCGACACCCCGGCTGCCCTTGTGTACACCTCTGGAACCACGGGCACCTCGAAGGGTGCCATCCTGACGCACAACAACTTCGCGGTCAACGCGCTCAATCTGAACACCTGCTGGGGTATCTCGGCTAGCGATCGCTTCCTGCTGGCGCTCCCGCTCTTTCACGTCCACGCGCTCGGCAACGGCCTGCACTGCTGGCTGACCAGCGGCTGCCGTGTGCGCTTGCTCGAACGTTTTGAGCACCAGAAGGCGGCCAACGAGTTCCTTGAGTTCCGGCCAACTCTCTTCTTCGGCGTGCCCACCGTCTACGTGCGTCTGCTCCAGTTTCCCGAAGAGGTGGCGCGGCGGGTGGGCGGATTCATGCGGCTCTTCGTTTCCGGTTCCGCACCGCTGCCCATTCAGGTGTTCGAGGAATTCAAGGCAAAATTCGGACACACGATCCTCGAACGGTATGGCATGACCGAGACGCTCATGAACATCTCGAACCCCTACTTCGGGGAGCGCCGTCCGGGCACCGTAGGGCTCCCGCTTCCCGGCGTCTCGGCGCGCATCGTGAGTGGGGAGATTCAACTGCGCGGCCCGAACGTCTGTGCCGGCTACTGGCGCCGTGAGGATGCGACGAAGGCAGCGTTCGATGATGGGTGGTTCCGGACCGGAGATATGGCCGAATGCTCGGCCGATGGCTACTACACCTTGCTCGGCAGGAAGAGCGATCTCATTATCTCTGGCGGTTTCAACATCTATCCGCGGGAGATTGAGGAGTTCCTGCAGGAGCAGGATGAAGTGTCTGAGGCTGCCGTGGTGGGTGTGCCCGACAACCTGCGCGGGGAGATCCCCATCGCCTACATCGTGCAGCGGTCTCCATTTGATGCTGCCGACCTCGAGAACCGGTGCCGGCAGAAGCTGGCCTCCTTTAAGGTTCCACGTGCTTTCATCCCGGTAGACAAACTACCCCGGACCGCGTTGGGAAAGATCCAGAAGCACTTGCTGCCGCCCTGGAAGCCCTGA